The following proteins come from a genomic window of Gemmatimonas sp.:
- a CDS encoding RagB/SusD family nutrient uptake outer membrane protein, translating into MQKHSMTQGTRFRRSMGTAMAVLGTMTLASCTVFSTEVKNPNAVTEDAIATASAAATSLVTGLYGAVNAAGNQITGTSGAAADELTWVGSREYWNLLDVGDIGDPLNEYTDGQYPFVSQARWMTNYVLPKLEGYDRTGSLRNRADLAQAYFLGATIYTMIGENYEDFIISSDRVNSGAPVGEANMRVMFDSAIVYTGKGLAVATALNNQPLRARLLAMQARAKWSRAVWATLRAPRGFPAQPLINDAGANADATAAIAAFGSNSARYRFDVIAQNAGGWFSTGSEMNGRLEIRAGNRYIIPTAAGTRPVDGAAGIAMRDPITNEVDPVTLANINECCRLSSTVNVGWTAVSAKEMQLILAEAALATGNTTEFASRINAVRTVDALPAWTPTSAVTARDILVHERNVSLFLQARRLIDHYRFQIRADRWVSTRGTRPCFFPISFNERQQNPLAPQPSQDRPAACQ; encoded by the coding sequence ATGCAGAAGCATTCCATGACGCAGGGAACGCGCTTCCGTCGCTCCATGGGCACCGCCATGGCGGTCCTGGGGACGATGACGCTGGCCTCCTGCACCGTGTTCTCCACGGAAGTGAAGAACCCCAACGCTGTCACCGAGGACGCCATTGCGACGGCGTCAGCGGCGGCGACCTCGCTCGTGACCGGCCTGTATGGCGCGGTGAACGCGGCTGGCAACCAGATCACCGGCACCAGCGGCGCCGCCGCCGACGAACTCACGTGGGTGGGTTCGCGCGAGTACTGGAACCTGCTCGACGTGGGGGACATCGGTGACCCGCTCAACGAGTACACCGACGGACAGTACCCGTTCGTGAGCCAGGCCCGCTGGATGACCAATTATGTCCTGCCCAAGCTCGAGGGGTACGATCGCACCGGGTCACTGCGCAACCGGGCCGACCTCGCGCAGGCGTACTTCCTGGGCGCCACGATCTACACCATGATCGGCGAGAACTACGAGGACTTCATCATCTCGTCCGATCGCGTGAACAGTGGGGCGCCGGTGGGTGAAGCGAACATGCGTGTCATGTTCGATTCCGCCATCGTCTACACGGGCAAGGGATTGGCGGTCGCCACGGCGCTCAACAACCAGCCGCTGCGGGCCCGCCTGCTGGCCATGCAGGCGCGGGCGAAGTGGTCGAGGGCGGTGTGGGCCACGCTGCGCGCGCCGCGTGGTTTCCCGGCCCAGCCGCTCATCAATGACGCCGGGGCCAACGCCGACGCCACCGCCGCCATTGCTGCCTTCGGCAGCAACAGCGCACGCTACCGCTTCGACGTCATCGCGCAGAATGCTGGTGGCTGGTTCTCGACCGGTTCCGAGATGAACGGCCGCCTCGAGATTCGGGCCGGCAACCGCTACATCATCCCCACCGCGGCGGGTACGCGTCCGGTAGATGGCGCGGCGGGCATCGCCATGCGCGATCCCATCACCAACGAGGTCGATCCGGTAACGCTCGCGAACATCAACGAGTGCTGCCGTCTCTCCTCGACGGTGAACGTGGGATGGACGGCCGTGTCGGCAAAGGAAATGCAGCTCATCCTCGCCGAGGCTGCGCTCGCCACGGGCAACACCACCGAGTTCGCCAGCCGCATCAATGCGGTCCGCACGGTGGATGCCCTTCCGGCGTGGACGCCGACCAGCGCGGTGACGGCACGGGACATCCTCGTTCACGAGCGCAACGTGTCGCTGTTCCTGCAGGCGCGTCGCCTCATCGACCACTACCGCTTCCAGATCCGGGCGGATCGGTGGGTGAGCACGCGGGGCACCCGACCGTGCTTCTTCCCCATTTCGTTCAACGAGCGGCAGCAGAACCCGCTGGCGCCACAACCCTCGCAGGATCGGCCGGCCGCGTGCCAGTAA